In one Ananas comosus cultivar F153 linkage group 12, ASM154086v1, whole genome shotgun sequence genomic region, the following are encoded:
- the LOC109718783 gene encoding uncharacterized protein LOC109718783 encodes MASRGSETRSRTKRKPFSDLTNAPSSSTSASTSALSRSLLEPNPKSNPQAEPSEPNPNPSPRPNDNPSVPTSSSCSTPRAKGLLSSDSVRDDSDFEKVVISTIYTRRKTVKRKSTSKAVLSGSSSCPPIGRVKSTKENSMAGDGNSIRPMTSSVPCRKAKKKQRENTYEASRKQILPPDFVEKQRAYFAEIDSFELPEEEVSESELD; translated from the exons ATGGCGAGCCGTGGGAGCGAGACAAGGTCGAGGACGAAGCGGAAACCCTTCTCCGACCTCACCAACGCCCCATCCTCCTCTACCTCTGCCTCTACCTCTGCCCTTAGCCGTTCTCTCCTCGAACCCAACCCCAAATCGAATCCCCAAGCCGAACCATCcgaaccaaaccctaacccatCCCCCAGGCCCAACGATAATCCGAGCGTTCCCACTTCTTCTTCGTGTTCTACGCCGAGAGCTAAAGGCCTCCTCTCCTCGGATTCTG TTCGTGATGATTCAGATTTTGAGAAAGTAGTTATTTCTACAATTTACACACGGCGAAAGACAGTTAAAAGAAAGTCCACAAGCAAAGCAGTTCTCTCAGGGTCATCAAGTTGTCCTCCTATTGGAAGAGTCAAAAGTACCAA GGAAAACTCGATGGCTGGAGATGGCAACTCTATTCGACCTATGACATCCTCAGTTCCCTGTCGAAAAGCCAAAAAG AAGCAGCGTGAGAATACATACGAAGCTTCGAGGAAGCAGATTTTACCACCAGATTTTGTGGAGAAGCAGAGAGCGTATTTCGCAGAGATCGATTCATTCGAGCTGCCGGAGGAGGAGGTCTCGGAGAGTGAGCTGGATTAG
- the LOC109718782 gene encoding target of Myb protein 1-like translates to MAASASVLVDKATSNLLLGPDWAMNMEICDLINSNHWQTKDVVKAVKKRLQSKNPRVQFLALTLLETMMKNCGDYVHSEVVGRDILQEMINIAMKTSDGQVRHKILLLLDSWQEAFGPGGRHPQYYWAYVELKRYGVAFPDRPPNSPPILTPSRLSTTSPRYYQPPYGSSSNSSRSLNEVMASDVANLSLSHLKNIRNVSELLNEMLREVNPNNRESVKDEVIVDLVNQCRTNQKKIMELVSSTGDEELLGEGLALNDSLQSLLAKHDAIASGSPLPIEAPVHRPIPKEPVKITTPAIKKFEDEADDDDGFAQLAQRNLRANKSAQNDDHEVSSNKSDLTSLSTNASTSDEASSSVASNALVPLDPPISPVKTIDKEQDMIDFLAITLSENPNPSPAPIPNESPTSAPPIGVGQPSGPQPFPQNEAYNPYNSYVAPWAQKALPPPQPQPYYTYSYPPPPWAYPGSSNPSATPSTSSYQVPASTTVPTPQPMQRYNSFGSSGAAFGSSGVNNVQTTAPEPQASVNSKPYYMPDRLFEDLIDLKSVRSGNKMSNTSTGMSGASGQPMIGGRK, encoded by the exons ATGGCGGCGTCGGCGAGCGTTCTCGTGGACAAGGCGACGAGCAACCTCTTGCTTGGCCCCGATTGGGCTATGAACATGGAGATATGCGACTTGATCAATTCCAACCACTG GCAAACAAAAGACGTGGTGAAAGCTGTGAAGAAGCGGCTACAAAGTAAGAACCCTAGGGTTCAGTTTCTCGCTTTAACG CTTTTGGAGACAATGATGAAGAACTGTGGTGATTATGTTCATTCTGAAGTTGTCGGGCGCGATATTCTCCAAGAGATGATTAATATTGCCATGAAAACA TCTGATGGGCAAGTGAGGCATAAAATTCTATTGCTTTTGGATTCTTGGCAAGAAGCATTTGGACCTGGAGGGAGGCACCCCCAGTATTACTGGGCATACGTTGAATTGAAG AGATACGGAGTAGCGTTCCCTGACCGTCCACCAAATTCCCCGCCAATACTTACTCCTAGTAGACTTTCAACAACTTCACCAAGATATTATCAGCCTCCCTATGGTTCATCGAGCAATTCTTCTAGAAGTCTTAATGAAGTAATGGCATCAGATGTGGCAAATCTGAG TTTATCGCACTTGAAGAACATTAGAAATGTGTCGGAGCTCTTAAACGAAATGTTGCGAGAGGTGAACCCAAATAATCGGGAG TCTGTGAAAGATGAAGTAATAGTGGATCTTGTCAATCAGTGTCGTACCAACCAAAAGAAGATAATGGAGTTGGTTAGTTCAACAGG TGATGAGGAGCTCCTGGGGGAAGGCCTTGCCTTAAATGATAGCCTACAAAGTCTACTTGCAAAGCATGATGCAATAGCCTCCGGCTCACCTTTACCAATCGAAGCACCTGTGCATCGGCCGATCCCAAAGGAACCTGTGAAGATTACCACTCCTGCAATCAAGAAGTTTGAAGATGAAGCGGATGACGATGATGGTTTCGCCCAGTTGGCTCAAAG GAACTTGAGGGCAAACAAATCTGCACAAAATGATGATCATGAAGTCTCATCGAACAAGAGCGACCTTACCTCTTTAAGCACCAATGCAAGCACTTCGGACGAAGCCTCATCCTCTGTTGCGAGCAACGCGTTGGTCCCGCTCGACCCACCTATTTCTCCAGTTAAAACTATCGACAAAGAACAAGACATGATCGACTTCTTGGCCATCACTCTATCCGAAAACCCTAATCCTTCTCCAGCACCAATCCCAAATGAATCTCCAACTTCAGCTCCCCCGATCGGGGTAGGGCAACCTTCCGGCCCCCAGCCTTTCCCACAAAACGAAGCATACAATCCCTACAACAGTTATGTTGCACCTTGGGCTCAAAAAGCCCTTCCACCACCTCAGCCTCAACCTTATTATACATACAGCTATCCTCCCCCGCCATGGGCTTATCCCGGAAGCTCGAACCCTAGTGCTACTCCATCAACTTCTTCCTATCAAGTCCCAGCTTCTACTACAGTCCCCACACCTCAGCCTATGCAGCGATACAATTCATTTGGATCATCAGGCGCGGCATTTGGATCATCGGGCGTAAATAATGTACAGACTACAGCACCAGAACCTCAGGCGAGCGTCAACTCGAAACCCTATTATATGCCCGATAGGCTATTTGAGGATTTGATTGATTTAAAGAGCGTAAGAAGTGGGAATAAGATGAGCAACACGTCGACTGGCATGTCGGGCGCGTCTGGTCAACCGATGATTGGTGGACGGAAATGA
- the LOC109718784 gene encoding protein LURP-one-related 15-like, whose translation MAAPLMGPVAVVGLEFCAPYAVPLTVTKKALSLTDGDFVVMDGNGAVLLKVKGVFFAFRERRLLLDAAGNRLLSMQAKILSIHDRWKVFRGDSSSEKDLLFSVKKSAVIQFKTELDVFLAANTSELVCDFKVKGSYFERSVAIYLGSSDTVIAQVSRQYTVKNVLLGRDTFGVTVYPNVDYVFIAALIVILDEINREGSDS comes from the exons ATGGCGGCGCCGTTAATGGGGCCGGTGGCGGTGGTGGGGCTGGAGTTCTGCGCGCCGTACGCGGTGCCGTTGACGGTGACGAAGAAGGCGTTGAGCTTGACGGACGGCGACTTCGTGGTGATGGACGGTAACGGCGCCGTCCTGCTGAAGGTGAAGGGCGTGTTCTTCGCCTTCCGCgagcgccgcctcctcctcgacGCCGCCGGCAACCGCCTCCTCTCCATGCAGGCCAAG ATATTAAGCATTCACGATCGGTGGAAAGTGTTCAGAGGAGACAGCTCCAGCGAGAAAGATTTGCTCTTCAGCGTGAAGAAGTCGGCGGTCATCCAATTTAAAACCGAACTGGATGTCTTTTTAGCTGCGAATACTAGCGAGCTAGTTTGCGATTTTAAGGTCAAAGGAAGCTACTTTGAGAGATCGGTCGCCATCTACCTCGGTTCGTCGGACACCGTAATTGCCCAG GTAAGCCGTCAGTACACGGTCAAGAACGTATTACTCGGGAGGGACACATTCGGGGTGACGGTGTATCCGAACGTCGACTACGTCTTCATCGCGGCCCTCATCGTGATTCTTGATGAAATCAACAGAGAGGGCAGTGATTCTTGA